One Paenarthrobacter aurescens TC1 DNA window includes the following coding sequences:
- a CDS encoding putative extracellular sugar-binding protein (identified by match to protein family HMM PF01547), giving the protein MEFSRLRKFTALAGVASLALVAAGCSGGGDKAASADNPVTLTVTTFGTFGYDDLYAEYEKQNPGVTIEATNIDRGSNARTDAFTKLAAGSGLSDVTAIEEGWLGSIMEVSDQFVDLKEHGAEDIKGNWVDWKYKQGTDPNGRVIGYGTDIGPQALCFNGKLFEAAGLPSDREKVAELFGGKDASWDTYFKLGRQYKEATGKAWYDQSGFVWNSMVNQMDEGYYTKDGKLNVEGNKEMRAKFDMLAAGTADGLSSNQTQFDWGNGKAFVDGSFATHVCPAWMLGTIKGQLESAGGGAASGWDVADVFPGGASNWGGAFLSVPKSSKHPAEAAKLAAWLTAPEQQIKQSAAANNFPSTLEAQAKIVEAAKPNELFNNAPYGAIFESRAEGVIAQFKGPDDSVIQENVFGPALKMLDSGKGTADQAWNEAVKLLNDLVVNN; this is encoded by the coding sequence GTGGAGTTTTCGCGACTAAGGAAATTCACTGCCCTGGCGGGCGTAGCCTCACTGGCCCTCGTGGCCGCGGGCTGCAGCGGCGGAGGCGACAAGGCGGCGAGCGCCGACAACCCCGTCACACTGACCGTGACGACGTTCGGCACGTTCGGATACGACGACCTGTATGCCGAATATGAGAAGCAGAACCCCGGCGTCACGATTGAGGCCACCAACATCGACCGCGGTTCCAACGCCAGGACCGATGCGTTCACCAAGCTCGCCGCCGGCTCTGGCCTGAGCGACGTCACCGCCATCGAGGAAGGCTGGCTCGGCTCGATCATGGAGGTTTCGGACCAGTTCGTTGACCTCAAGGAACACGGAGCCGAGGACATCAAAGGCAACTGGGTGGACTGGAAGTACAAGCAGGGCACTGACCCCAACGGGCGCGTGATCGGCTATGGCACGGACATCGGACCGCAGGCATTGTGCTTCAACGGCAAGCTGTTCGAAGCGGCCGGCCTACCGAGCGACCGCGAAAAGGTGGCCGAGCTCTTCGGCGGCAAGGACGCCAGCTGGGATACGTACTTCAAGCTGGGCCGCCAGTACAAAGAGGCCACCGGCAAGGCCTGGTATGACCAGTCCGGCTTCGTCTGGAACTCCATGGTCAACCAGATGGACGAGGGTTACTACACGAAAGACGGCAAGCTGAACGTCGAGGGCAACAAGGAGATGCGGGCAAAGTTCGACATGCTCGCTGCAGGCACCGCCGATGGCCTGTCCTCCAACCAAACCCAGTTCGACTGGGGTAACGGCAAGGCCTTCGTGGACGGTTCCTTTGCAACACACGTATGCCCGGCGTGGATGCTCGGCACCATTAAGGGCCAGCTCGAGTCCGCCGGCGGCGGGGCAGCAAGCGGCTGGGATGTAGCTGACGTGTTCCCGGGCGGCGCCTCCAACTGGGGCGGTGCCTTCCTCTCGGTTCCCAAGAGCTCCAAGCACCCTGCTGAAGCAGCCAAGCTGGCAGCATGGCTGACCGCACCGGAGCAGCAGATCAAGCAGTCCGCGGCAGCGAACAACTTCCCCAGCACCTTGGAAGCCCAGGCAAAGATCGTGGAAGCAGCCAAGCCGAACGAACTGTTCAACAACGCTCCCTACGGCGCAATCTTTGAGTCCCGCGCCGAGGGTGTCATCGCCCAGTTCAAGGGTCCGGATGACTCTGTGATCCAGGAGAACGTCTTCGGTCCCGCCCTCAAGATGCTCGACTCGGGCAAG